One window of Acropora palmata chromosome 1, jaAcrPala1.3, whole genome shotgun sequence genomic DNA carries:
- the LOC141880549 gene encoding uncharacterized protein LOC141880549 isoform X1, whose amino-acid sequence MAEFAVSEHPDFWHKNLKTVPRFSTSFIDKFTADHLPIKATLVRGYKFFYEDYIHDVEVNLPKKGLAKCYRSMKKNEEPHRLSVQFDLSAMEPSISAFQCSCAAGQGLCQHVIGLLYTLSHYL is encoded by the exons ATGGCGGAATTCGCGGTGAGTGAGCATCCTGACTTTTGGCATAAGAATCTTAAAACGGTCCCGAGGTTTTCTACGTCTTTTATAGATAAATTTACAGCGGACCATCTTCCCATCAAGGCTACCCTCGTTAGAGGTTACAAGTTCTTTTATGAGGATTATATTCACGATGTTGAAG TCAATCTTCCAAAAAAAGGATTGGCCAAGTGCTACAGAAGCATGAAAAAAAACGAGGAACCACACCGACTCAGTGTTCAGTTTGATCTCAGTGCCATGGAGCCAAGCATTTCAGCATTTCAGTGCAGCTGTGCAGCAGGACAGGGGCTGTGTCAGCATGTCATTGGTCTTCTTTATACGCTGTCACATTATTTATAA
- the LOC141880549 gene encoding uncharacterized protein LOC141880549 isoform X2, whose product MRIIFTMLKHFGRDVYSVGLVINPSVPHLACNPDRRVYDTTEEDPWGLLEIKSSMAELNYPKFHEQNGKYSL is encoded by the exons ATGAGGATTATATTCACGATGTTGAAG CATTTTGGTCGAGATGTGTACAGTGTTGGCCTTGTCATCAACCCTTCAGTGCCACACCTTGCCTGTAATCCTGACAGACGAGTTTATGATACAACCGAGGAAGACCCATGGGGTCTTCTTGAAATCAAATCCTCAATGGCAGAGCTTAATTACCCTAAGTTCCATGAGCAAAATGGCAAATATTCTCTCTAG